The following are encoded together in the Pseudomonas maumuensis genome:
- a CDS encoding NEL-type E3 ubiquitin ligase domain-containing protein, with amino-acid sequence MGIAQSHEALEQAGQDHIIGARLPAWITSVSASDAGCLSVALNASLDCRQRLAARLAAIQGPDAHARSLLQNQLSALHGVGVDVDRLWYRHASSRPLSTYAPLRVPLSERVYYQVPLLEAALRNFTAEQSVPGGQAPGTGLRDASGDEVITPDSTAFAKLVRQLDLGRCYQEYLDRQFAVADMKALLADSYRHSMLLDAFKARHAGVLSGAELNVVIGLWRDGWVPRLDDEAVIAKRLVVLGYSMQQILVLDERDETFAPIFTSTRRVLVYIPGDPHGAWSGHASLLRFVRERLGQRLRDEAYLRFFARFVRRRDSQAFFSQVMEGYHDLPAWANIDLDEKMLTLPTPLFDALAQWRMYQFKDDATLLATPTALLDRQVQEAHERRLAVEGWSLLVLAGLFVPAIGLTLLAVTAWELLGEVFQAFEAWREGDMRQALEHVGHVAIDLATMAVTAAAITAVRRAWTRSPLVDRLLQANLEDGSQRLWDGDLAAFRGAPPAGVLADDQGIWRQGGQAWIEMDGHHYPVMRRVVDDHWQLVPRQGHGPLLLNNGAGAWRLWYEQPARWRDAGYLFRRLGGPMAALTDAQAEQVMRIHDLDSAHLRALHVRNCPPGAGMVDTTVRVVLDLRVRALVQRLRGGERIDDALALTQARGLEGARGLSGEALAERVWSRRRQLLEQLYEAQSPTDSPDVVALRRVFPTLHRRAAAALLERASAVERERLLQSGRVPLSLAEAARDMSMQVRVARVLEALHLDMPEDRDLARVVTGLLRQLPGSAAGVRWRILEGSDQPAPALACASGEHAYTLEHDHGCFRLLNADGEQIGDSGSLFEVLANAYDENQRASLQLGEPFAGNLRARIGQLALERRADVRRLLGDPGRTGWFRLPDRLPDGRIGYPLSGRGQSSPGPEPYRRRLRYLFPTFTDGQVDAWIAAARRTGSGLERRLRSAEQEFAALNRRLRDWVQEGASAQERSNRRRVRRALRSCWQHILAEGEHGEDLSAVYHWDLVGARTNTFPELPAQVRFSHVNSLSLSGMQLENLPESFLQAFPNLRFIDLPGNRLTRVPQALLQMRRLQSLNLEGNQIVLDAAQSTILASCSALVRLNLSRNPLGRVFSVSGLPHLRALYLAGTGIDCLPYMVMENASIRTLDLRDNRFTSLPEHFYASRLWTEGEVQLRGNPLTTAETNRLHQALLASLPSGVARSRTAVRLRWMDTIGLEARAQLSACWETLQAKPGCEAFFDLLEGLLQTHDCQFHDSARNLALRVLALMKAMGESDALRQEIFANSSQLTCQDSVALRFSDLEVRLLLARAQETAQQGDQERALLRLGRRLWRLEAVDDIALADIQARRADGGNPDQIEVALAYRVALRGDLDLPMETHGMLFREVSGVDRQRIERARAQVLEAETGERLAASLVDREFWRTHLRNAHAQRFTALDAPFHERLERVFTDTLAQDQASLEATQLIQAERDAAERLLMLELTREALEVQAGSDEAPLP; translated from the coding sequence ATGGGTATCGCACAATCGCACGAGGCGCTCGAGCAGGCGGGTCAGGACCACATCATCGGCGCTCGCTTGCCTGCCTGGATAACCTCGGTTTCAGCCAGCGACGCTGGCTGTTTGAGCGTGGCGTTGAACGCCAGCCTGGACTGTCGGCAACGCCTGGCGGCCAGGCTGGCCGCTATCCAGGGGCCTGATGCGCATGCGCGGTCGCTACTACAGAACCAGCTGTCGGCCCTGCATGGGGTGGGGGTCGATGTCGATCGGTTGTGGTATCGCCACGCCTCTTCCAGGCCGCTGTCCACCTATGCGCCCCTGCGCGTGCCGTTGAGCGAGCGCGTCTACTATCAGGTGCCGTTGCTGGAGGCCGCGTTGCGCAACTTCACCGCCGAGCAGAGCGTGCCCGGTGGTCAGGCACCCGGCACCGGTTTGCGCGACGCCAGCGGCGATGAGGTCATCACGCCGGACTCGACGGCTTTCGCCAAATTGGTCCGTCAGCTGGATCTGGGGCGGTGTTATCAGGAGTATCTGGATCGTCAGTTCGCTGTGGCGGACATGAAGGCATTGCTGGCCGACAGCTACCGTCACAGCATGCTGCTGGATGCGTTCAAGGCGCGCCATGCCGGGGTACTGAGCGGGGCGGAGCTGAATGTAGTGATTGGCCTGTGGCGTGACGGCTGGGTACCTCGTCTGGACGATGAAGCGGTGATCGCCAAACGCCTGGTGGTATTGGGTTACTCGATGCAGCAGATCCTGGTCCTCGATGAACGTGACGAGACCTTCGCGCCCATTTTCACCTCGACCCGCCGGGTGCTGGTGTACATCCCGGGTGATCCTCATGGTGCCTGGAGCGGTCACGCGAGCTTGTTGCGCTTTGTCCGCGAAAGGCTGGGCCAACGGCTGCGCGATGAGGCGTACCTGCGTTTCTTCGCCCGCTTTGTGCGACGGCGGGATAGCCAGGCGTTCTTTTCCCAGGTCATGGAGGGTTACCACGACCTGCCGGCCTGGGCGAACATCGATCTGGACGAAAAGATGCTCACGCTTCCAACACCGCTGTTCGATGCCCTGGCGCAATGGCGTATGTACCAGTTCAAGGATGATGCGACATTGCTTGCCACGCCGACGGCGCTGCTGGATCGGCAAGTTCAGGAGGCCCATGAGCGGCGCCTGGCCGTCGAGGGTTGGAGCTTGCTCGTCCTGGCTGGCCTGTTCGTCCCGGCCATTGGCCTCACCTTGCTGGCGGTGACCGCCTGGGAGCTATTGGGCGAGGTGTTCCAGGCCTTCGAGGCCTGGCGGGAGGGGGACATGCGCCAGGCACTGGAGCACGTTGGCCATGTCGCCATCGATCTTGCGACGATGGCTGTCACCGCTGCCGCGATCACCGCGGTCCGTCGAGCCTGGACGCGCTCGCCGCTGGTCGACCGCCTGCTCCAGGCGAACCTCGAAGACGGTTCACAACGCTTATGGGATGGTGACTTGGCAGCGTTTCGTGGTGCGCCGCCGGCCGGCGTGCTGGCCGACGATCAAGGCATCTGGCGACAGGGCGGCCAGGCATGGATAGAAATGGACGGCCATCATTACCCGGTCATGCGCCGCGTCGTCGACGATCACTGGCAACTGGTACCACGGCAGGGGCACGGGCCCCTGCTGCTGAACAACGGCGCTGGCGCCTGGCGCCTGTGGTACGAGCAACCCGCGCGCTGGCGTGACGCTGGCTATCTGTTCCGTCGCCTCGGCGGCCCCATGGCGGCACTCACGGATGCACAGGCTGAACAGGTGATGCGTATTCATGATCTGGACAGTGCTCATTTGCGGGCGTTGCATGTGCGCAACTGCCCACCTGGGGCGGGCATGGTCGATACCACGGTGCGCGTGGTACTTGACCTGCGCGTTCGTGCATTGGTCCAACGTCTGCGTGGCGGCGAGCGGATCGATGACGCACTCGCGCTGACCCAGGCACGCGGTCTTGAAGGCGCACGGGGGCTTTCCGGGGAGGCGTTGGCGGAGCGGGTCTGGAGCCGTCGGCGTCAGCTGCTGGAACAACTTTATGAAGCACAATCGCCAACCGACAGCCCTGACGTGGTGGCATTGCGGCGGGTGTTTCCCACGTTGCATCGGCGTGCGGCTGCCGCCTTGCTGGAGCGCGCCAGCGCAGTGGAGCGGGAGCGCTTGCTGCAGTCCGGACGGGTACCGCTGTCCCTTGCCGAGGCGGCCCGGGACATGAGCATGCAAGTGCGTGTCGCCCGGGTGCTTGAGGCTCTGCATCTGGATATGCCGGAAGACCGCGATCTTGCCCGGGTCGTGACCGGCCTGCTGCGCCAGCTGCCGGGTTCCGCAGCCGGCGTGCGCTGGCGAATCCTGGAAGGCTCGGACCAGCCTGCGCCTGCGCTTGCCTGTGCATCAGGTGAGCACGCCTACACGCTGGAGCATGACCATGGATGTTTCAGGCTGCTGAACGCCGATGGCGAACAGATCGGTGATTCGGGGAGCCTGTTCGAGGTGTTGGCCAACGCCTACGACGAAAATCAGCGTGCCTCGCTGCAGCTGGGCGAGCCCTTCGCCGGGAACCTGCGTGCCCGTATCGGACAACTGGCGCTCGAGCGCAGGGCCGATGTTCGGCGGTTGCTCGGTGATCCGGGGCGCACGGGGTGGTTCAGGCTGCCGGACCGCCTGCCCGATGGCAGAATCGGCTATCCGTTGAGTGGGCGCGGCCAATCCAGCCCGGGCCCCGAACCTTATCGGCGGCGTCTGCGCTATTTGTTCCCGACGTTCACCGATGGCCAGGTCGATGCCTGGATTGCCGCCGCGCGCCGAACAGGCAGCGGCCTGGAACGGCGCCTGCGATCGGCCGAGCAGGAGTTCGCGGCCCTCAATAGGCGGTTGCGCGACTGGGTGCAGGAGGGCGCGAGTGCCCAGGAACGGAGCAATCGACGTCGGGTCCGAAGGGCGCTGCGCAGCTGTTGGCAACACATTCTGGCCGAGGGTGAGCATGGCGAGGACTTGAGCGCGGTCTATCACTGGGATCTGGTGGGTGCCCGTACCAACACGTTTCCAGAGTTGCCCGCCCAAGTCCGTTTCAGCCATGTCAACTCGTTGTCCCTGAGTGGGATGCAACTGGAGAACCTGCCAGAGAGTTTCCTGCAGGCCTTTCCAAACCTGCGCTTCATCGATCTGCCTGGCAACCGGCTGACACGGGTGCCTCAGGCCCTGCTGCAAATGCGGCGCCTGCAAAGCCTGAACCTGGAGGGCAACCAGATCGTCCTGGATGCCGCGCAGTCGACGATTCTGGCCAGTTGCTCTGCGCTGGTGCGCCTCAACCTGTCGCGCAACCCGCTCGGCCGCGTGTTCTCGGTCAGTGGTTTGCCGCACCTGCGAGCCTTGTACTTGGCTGGGACGGGTATCGACTGCCTGCCGTACATGGTGATGGAGAACGCCTCCATCCGCACGCTCGATCTGCGGGACAACAGGTTCACCAGCCTGCCGGAGCACTTTTATGCCTCGCGGTTATGGACCGAGGGCGAAGTGCAGTTGCGCGGGAATCCGCTCACGACAGCGGAGACCAACCGTCTGCACCAGGCGCTGTTGGCGTCGTTGCCAAGCGGCGTGGCGAGAAGCCGGACAGCGGTACGACTGCGCTGGATGGACACGATTGGCCTCGAGGCCCGCGCGCAGCTCAGCGCGTGCTGGGAGACGCTGCAGGCCAAGCCGGGCTGCGAGGCATTCTTCGACCTGCTCGAAGGCCTCCTGCAGACCCATGACTGCCAATTCCACGATTCGGCCCGGAATCTGGCTCTGCGGGTGCTGGCGCTGATGAAGGCGATGGGCGAGTCGGATGCCCTGCGTCAGGAAATCTTCGCCAACTCCAGTCAGTTGACCTGCCAGGACAGCGTGGCCCTGCGTTTCAGCGACCTGGAGGTGCGCCTGCTCCTGGCGCGTGCGCAGGAGACCGCCCAGCAGGGCGATCAGGAGCGGGCGTTGTTGCGTCTGGGGCGTCGACTCTGGCGCCTGGAGGCTGTCGACGACATCGCGCTGGCGGACATCCAGGCCAGGCGGGCCGATGGCGGCAACCCTGACCAGATCGAGGTTGCGTTGGCCTATCGGGTGGCCTTGCGTGGTGACCTGGACCTGCCCATGGAGACCCACGGCATGTTGTTTCGTGAAGTATCGGGCGTGGATCGGCAGCGCATCGAGCGCGCGCGAGCGCAGGTGCTCGAAGCAGAGACCGGTGAGCGCCTGGCCGCTTCATTGGTCGATCGAGAATTCTGGCGCACGCATCTGCGCAACGCCCATGCCCAGCGTTTCACCGCGCTCGATGCGCCTTTCCATGAACGCCTGGAGCGTGTCTTTACGGATACCCTGGCCCAGGATCAGGCCAGCCTGGAGGCCACGCAATTGATCCAGGCCGAGCGCGACGCCGCCGAGCGCCTGCTGATGCTGGAGCTCACCCGCGAAGCGCTGGAGGTGCAAGCCGGCTCCGATGAAGCGCCGCTGCCTTGA
- a CDS encoding DNA polymerase II produces MQLQQGFVLTRHWHDTPEGTCVEFWLATDQGPRRVRLAPQPSVAFLPAAQAEHARLLLAEEQGVELKPLQLRDFDLRPVMGLYCRQHRQSIALEKRLRGAGVEVFEADIRPPERYLMERFITAPVRFDGRADDQGTLLDAQLKPDPDYRPALRLVSLDIETSERGELYSIALEGCGQRQVYMLGPANGEAGDLDFDLHYCGDRAELITCLNQWLARHDPDAIIGWNLVQFDLRLLHEHAQRLKVPLCLGRDGAPMQLREHGSRSHFFAEAPGRLLIDGIEALRSATWSFPSFSLESVAQQLLGEGKAIDTPYQRMDEINRRFAEDKPALARYNLKDCELVTRIFAHTRLLEFLLERASVTGLAVDRSGGSVAAFCHLYIPHMHRLGYVAPNLGSVEGEASPGGFVMDSRPGLYDSVLVLDYKSLYPSIIRTFLIDPVGLVEGLRQPDDTHSVEGFRGGRFSRSQHCLPAIVERVWQGREAAKRDGNAPLSQALKIIMNAFYGVLGSSGCRFFDPRLASSITLRGHQIMRQTRALIEARGFDVIYGDTDSTFVWLKGAHDEAAAARIGHALVAEVNQWWRRHLLETMGLESALELQFETHYRRFLMPTIRGTDEGSKKRYAGLVQRADGGDDMVFKGLESVRTDWSPLARQFQQELYGRVFRGQPYREYLQGYVQRTLAGKQDELLVYRKRLRRPLADYTRNVPPHVRAARMADDYNRRLGRPVQYQNGGWISYVMTTSGPEPMESLCSPIDYDHYLGKQLQPVADAILPFVLSRTLDLRNLGQLAFDF; encoded by the coding sequence GTGCAATTGCAACAAGGCTTCGTCCTGACCCGCCACTGGCATGACACGCCCGAAGGCACCTGCGTGGAGTTCTGGCTAGCCACCGACCAGGGGCCCCGGCGCGTGCGCCTGGCGCCGCAGCCCTCGGTGGCTTTCCTGCCCGCCGCCCAGGCCGAACACGCCAGGTTGCTGCTGGCCGAGGAGCAGGGGGTCGAACTCAAGCCGCTGCAACTGCGCGACTTCGATCTGCGCCCGGTGATGGGCCTGTACTGCCGTCAGCACCGTCAGTCGATCGCTTTGGAAAAGCGCCTGCGCGGCGCCGGCGTCGAGGTGTTCGAAGCCGATATCCGCCCGCCGGAGCGCTACCTGATGGAGCGCTTCATCACCGCACCAGTGCGTTTCGATGGCCGCGCCGACGACCAAGGCACCTTGCTCGATGCCCAGCTCAAGCCCGACCCCGACTACCGCCCGGCTTTACGCTTGGTGTCGCTGGATATCGAGACCAGCGAGCGTGGCGAGCTGTACAGCATTGCCCTGGAAGGCTGCGGTCAGCGTCAGGTCTATATGCTGGGCCCGGCCAACGGCGAGGCCGGCGATCTGGATTTCGACCTGCATTACTGCGGCGACCGCGCCGAACTGATCACTTGCCTAAACCAGTGGCTGGCCCGCCACGACCCCGATGCGATCATCGGTTGGAACCTGGTGCAGTTCGATCTGCGCCTGCTGCACGAACATGCCCAGCGTCTTAAGGTGCCGCTGTGCCTGGGCCGCGACGGCGCGCCGATGCAACTGCGCGAGCACGGCAGCCGCAGCCATTTCTTCGCCGAGGCACCCGGACGGTTGTTGATCGACGGTATCGAAGCCTTGCGTTCGGCGACCTGGAGTTTCCCCTCGTTCAGCCTGGAAAGCGTCGCGCAACAGTTGCTCGGCGAGGGCAAGGCCATCGATACGCCGTATCAGCGCATGGACGAGATCAACCGCCGGTTCGCCGAGGACAAGCCGGCCCTGGCCCGCTACAACCTCAAGGATTGCGAACTGGTCACGCGGATCTTCGCCCATACCCGGCTGCTCGAGTTCCTGCTCGAACGCGCATCGGTCACCGGCCTTGCCGTGGACCGCAGCGGCGGTTCGGTGGCCGCGTTCTGTCACCTGTACATCCCGCACATGCATCGCTTGGGTTATGTCGCGCCCAACCTGGGCAGTGTCGAGGGCGAAGCCAGCCCGGGCGGTTTCGTCATGGATTCGCGGCCCGGCCTGTACGATTCGGTGCTGGTGCTCGACTACAAGAGCCTGTATCCCTCGATCATCCGCACCTTCCTGATCGACCCGGTGGGTCTGGTCGAAGGCCTGCGTCAACCGGACGACACACATTCGGTGGAGGGCTTTCGCGGCGGGCGTTTCTCGCGCAGCCAGCATTGCCTGCCGGCGATCGTCGAACGGGTGTGGCAGGGCCGCGAGGCAGCCAAGCGTGACGGCAACGCGCCGCTATCGCAGGCGCTGAAGATCATCATGAATGCCTTCTACGGTGTGCTCGGTTCCAGCGGCTGCCGCTTCTTCGACCCGCGCCTGGCCTCGTCGATCACCCTGCGTGGACACCAGATCATGCGCCAGACCCGGGCGCTGATCGAAGCCCGTGGTTTCGATGTGATCTACGGCGACACCGACTCCACCTTCGTCTGGCTCAAGGGCGCCCACGACGAGGCGGCGGCGGCGCGCATCGGCCACGCGCTGGTGGCCGAGGTCAACCAGTGGTGGCGCCGCCACCTGCTGGAAACCATGGGCCTGGAAAGCGCCCTTGAGCTGCAGTTCGAAACCCATTACCGGCGCTTTCTGATGCCCACCATCCGCGGCACCGATGAAGGCAGCAAGAAGCGCTATGCCGGCCTGGTGCAGCGTGCCGATGGTGGTGATGACATGGTCTTCAAGGGGCTGGAATCGGTGCGCACCGACTGGTCGCCGCTGGCCCGGCAGTTCCAGCAGGAGCTCTACGGACGCGTGTTTCGTGGGCAGCCTTATCGCGAATACCTGCAGGGCTATGTGCAGCGGACCTTGGCCGGCAAACAGGATGAGTTGCTGGTCTATCGCAAACGTCTGCGCCGGCCGCTGGCGGACTATACGCGCAACGTGCCGCCGCATGTGCGTGCTGCGCGTATGGCGGACGACTACAACCGCCGCCTCGGTCGACCCGTCCAGTACCAGAACGGTGGCTGGATCAGCTACGTGATGACCACGTCCGGGCCCGAGCCTATGGAGAGCCTGTGTTCGCCGATCGACTACGACCACTATCTGGGCAAGCAACTGCAGCCGGTGGCGGATGCGATCTTGCCGTTCGTGTTGTCGCGCACCCTCGACCTGCGCAACCTCGGCCAGTTGGCATTCGACTTCTGA
- a CDS encoding MFS transporter, producing the protein MHSPSPAACAGASPASATRLPLSGLLALALTGFIAILSETLPAGLLDQIADGMQISQAMAGQWVTAYALGSLLTAIPLVTLTQGWWRRRALLLAIGGFILFNGLTAVSSDNMLSLLLRFCTGAAAGLAWGLIAGHARRMVAPAQQGKAMAVAMLGQPIALSLGLPIGTWLGALMGWRATFAMVTLAALLLAGWVLRAVPDFPGQAAGRRPAALTVLRTPGVARVLLVILAWILGHNILYTYIVPLLAAVGMADAVGQVLMTFGLASLAGIALVGLGIDRHLRGLVLLCLAGFALATLALGQVQGAPWLVHVSVALWGLTYGGAPTLLQTACADAAGEGGDVAQSMLVTVWNSAIALGGIIGGLLLVGVGVGAFGAVVLALVGLAWLLVLGGRRAGFAAGAR; encoded by the coding sequence ATGCATTCACCTTCCCCGGCAGCCTGCGCCGGCGCATCCCCCGCCAGCGCCACGCGCCTGCCCCTGAGCGGCTTGCTGGCGCTGGCCCTGACCGGCTTCATCGCCATCCTCAGCGAAACCCTGCCGGCCGGCCTGCTCGACCAGATCGCCGACGGCATGCAGATCAGCCAGGCCATGGCCGGGCAATGGGTCACGGCCTACGCCTTGGGTTCGTTGCTCACGGCCATCCCGCTGGTGACCCTGACCCAAGGCTGGTGGCGCCGTCGGGCACTGCTGCTGGCCATTGGCGGCTTCATCCTGTTCAACGGGCTGACCGCGGTGTCCTCGGACAACATGCTCTCCTTGCTCCTGCGCTTTTGCACCGGTGCCGCCGCCGGCCTGGCCTGGGGCCTGATCGCCGGCCATGCGCGGCGTATGGTGGCGCCGGCCCAGCAGGGCAAGGCCATGGCAGTGGCGATGCTGGGGCAGCCCATCGCCTTGTCGCTGGGCTTGCCTATCGGTACCTGGCTGGGGGCATTGATGGGATGGCGGGCAACCTTCGCGATGGTGACCCTGGCCGCATTGCTGCTGGCCGGTTGGGTGCTGCGGGCGGTGCCGGATTTTCCCGGCCAGGCCGCCGGCAGGCGGCCCGCGGCGCTGACGGTGCTGCGCACCCCGGGCGTGGCGCGGGTGCTGCTGGTGATCCTGGCGTGGATACTTGGCCATAACATTCTCTACACCTACATCGTGCCGTTGCTCGCCGCGGTGGGCATGGCCGACGCGGTGGGCCAGGTGCTGATGACCTTCGGCCTGGCCTCGCTGGCCGGCATTGCCCTGGTCGGCCTGGGGATCGATCGGCATCTGCGCGGATTGGTGCTGTTGTGCCTGGCCGGCTTCGCCCTGGCGACCCTGGCGCTGGGGCAGGTGCAAGGCGCACCCTGGTTGGTGCATGTCAGCGTGGCGTTGTGGGGGCTGACCTACGGCGGCGCGCCGACGCTGCTGCAAACGGCCTGCGCCGATGCGGCGGGCGAGGGCGGCGACGTGGCGCAGTCGATGCTGGTGACCGTGTGGAACAGCGCCATCGCCCTGGGTGGCATCATCGGCGGGCTGTTGCTGGTGGGCGTCGGGGTCGGGGCGTTTGGCGCGGTAGTGCTGGCACTGGTGGGGTTGGCATGGTTGCTGGTGCTGGGCGGACGCCGAGCCGGGTTCGCCGCTGGCGCCCGTTAG
- a CDS encoding LysR substrate-binding domain-containing protein — protein sequence MDSLSGFMVFIRVAEARSFVAAGQSLGISASAVGKRVARLEERLGVRLFHRSTRSITLTAEGTLFLERSRRILAEIEATEQALSHASTAPRGRLRVSLPQVTGLVMPALAEFMARYPEIELDLDFSDRMVDIVGEGFDVVMRGGQPLDSRLNAKFLGHFQHRLVASPEYLRERGTPQHPRELVGHSCLHYRFPSSGKLETWPLRREHPEQDYAIPISMVCNHVETRICFALNHRGITCLPDFSVRKELAAGNLASVLDSFMERRGSFYLLWPSGRQMPPKLRVFIDFMLERVLPATDLSRTGS from the coding sequence ATGGACAGCCTCAGTGGCTTCATGGTCTTCATCCGGGTCGCCGAAGCTCGCAGCTTCGTCGCCGCCGGCCAATCGTTGGGGATCAGCGCGTCAGCCGTGGGCAAGCGCGTGGCCCGGCTGGAGGAGCGACTGGGGGTGCGCCTGTTCCACCGCAGCACGCGCAGCATCACCCTGACCGCCGAGGGCACGCTGTTCCTCGAGCGCAGCCGGCGCATCCTGGCCGAGATCGAAGCCACGGAGCAGGCGCTGTCCCATGCCAGCACAGCGCCGCGCGGGCGCCTGCGGGTGAGCCTGCCGCAGGTGACCGGGCTGGTGATGCCGGCGCTGGCCGAGTTCATGGCGCGCTACCCGGAAATCGAACTGGACCTGGACTTCAGCGACCGCATGGTGGATATCGTCGGCGAAGGTTTCGATGTGGTGATGCGCGGCGGCCAGCCGCTGGATTCACGGCTGAACGCCAAGTTCCTTGGGCACTTCCAGCATCGCCTGGTGGCCTCCCCCGAGTACCTGCGCGAACGTGGCACGCCGCAACATCCCCGCGAGCTGGTGGGACACAGTTGCCTGCACTACCGCTTCCCCAGCAGCGGCAAGCTGGAAACCTGGCCGCTACGCCGGGAACATCCCGAACAGGATTACGCCATCCCGATCTCGATGGTCTGCAACCATGTCGAGACACGCATCTGTTTCGCCCTCAACCACCGCGGCATCACCTGCCTGCCGGATTTCAGCGTGCGCAAGGAGCTGGCGGCCGGCAATCTGGCCAGTGTGCTCGACAGTTTCATGGAGCGGCGCGGCAGCTTCTACCTGCTGTGGCCCTCGGGGCGGCAGATGCCGCCCAAGCTGCGGGTGTTCATCGACTTCATGCTCGAACGGGTGCTACCGGCCACCGACCTCAGCCGTACAGGTAGCTGA
- a CDS encoding LysR substrate-binding domain-containing protein, protein MSERIQALHALRAFEVASRYGSFTRAAQELALTQGAVSHHIKTLEALFGCDLFERRGPKLRLTEHGRLLAQELKVGFKIIENACALLRQDRYGVRLKSPSTLTVRWLLRALDGFKKVDNSYSVQLSSVWMDIDAVDFYSEPYDCAILLGNGRFPADVESLKLFDEWLIPVCHPNYLEQARPELSVLSSCEFLHPSPDRRDWRRWLARMDALDISIDQGQVFDTLDQGISAAQQGLGISVVDLVLASADLAAGNLVTPFPHAVATGDGYYMTWLKASPKAHQMHKLRDYLVAQVPPLSHKDISYLYG, encoded by the coding sequence ATGTCGGAACGGATTCAAGCCTTGCACGCCCTGCGGGCCTTCGAAGTGGCCTCGCGCTATGGCTCTTTCACCCGCGCGGCCCAGGAATTGGCCCTCACCCAAGGCGCGGTCAGCCACCACATCAAGACCCTTGAAGCCCTGTTTGGCTGCGACTTGTTCGAGCGCCGCGGCCCCAAGTTGCGCCTGACCGAGCACGGCCGTCTGCTGGCCCAGGAGCTCAAGGTCGGCTTCAAGATCATCGAGAACGCTTGTGCGCTACTGCGCCAGGACCGTTACGGTGTGCGGCTCAAGTCGCCGTCCACACTCACCGTACGCTGGCTGCTCAGGGCCCTGGACGGCTTCAAGAAGGTCGACAACAGCTATTCGGTGCAACTGTCCAGCGTGTGGATGGATATCGATGCCGTGGACTTCTATTCCGAGCCCTACGACTGCGCCATTCTGTTGGGCAACGGGCGCTTCCCGGCAGATGTGGAGAGCCTCAAGCTGTTCGATGAATGGCTGATCCCGGTGTGCCACCCGAACTACCTCGAGCAGGCCCGGCCGGAGCTGTCGGTGCTCTCCAGTTGCGAATTCCTCCACCCCTCGCCGGACCGCCGCGACTGGCGGCGTTGGCTGGCGCGCATGGACGCGTTGGACATCAGCATCGACCAGGGCCAGGTGTTCGACACCCTCGACCAGGGCATTTCTGCCGCCCAGCAAGGGCTGGGTATCTCGGTGGTCGACCTGGTGCTGGCCAGCGCCGATCTCGCCGCCGGCAATCTGGTCACACCCTTCCCCCATGCCGTGGCCACCGGCGACGGCTATTACATGACCTGGCTCAAGGCCAGCCCCAAGGCCCACCAGATGCATAAGCTGCGCGACTACCTGGTGGCGCAGGTTCCGCCGCTTTCGCACAAGGACATCAGCTACCTGTACGGCTGA
- a CDS encoding YqcI/YcgG family protein: protein MFTGYGICYRLDALELADEHVQNRHHWTHKTIEHFKETLANPDFPCLFGRKAVTARTCHIVFARAAQLADDIARGLADYIATIGPIPLKQRIGNPLLVFLETASDSSLEAQQALAWEVLREVHARDPLPWPEDVPQDPHDARWSFCFAGMPLFINMSFPAHRLMKSRNLGKHIAFVINPRESFDEVASANTESGQRIRARIRERVRHYNDGVMPETLGFFGQDDNFEWKQYQLQEPGTPGPARCPFHAHATAATLTEN, encoded by the coding sequence ATGTTTACGGGTTATGGAATCTGCTATCGCCTGGATGCGCTAGAGCTTGCCGATGAACATGTCCAGAACCGACACCACTGGACACACAAGACCATAGAACACTTCAAGGAAACCCTGGCCAACCCTGACTTCCCGTGTCTGTTCGGACGCAAGGCGGTCACGGCGCGTACCTGCCATATCGTCTTCGCCCGCGCCGCGCAATTGGCCGACGATATCGCCCGCGGCCTGGCGGACTACATCGCCACCATCGGACCGATCCCGCTCAAGCAGCGTATCGGCAACCCGCTGCTGGTGTTTCTCGAAACGGCTTCCGATAGCTCGCTCGAGGCGCAGCAGGCGTTGGCCTGGGAGGTGCTGCGCGAGGTCCATGCCCGCGATCCGCTGCCGTGGCCCGAGGACGTCCCGCAGGATCCGCACGACGCACGCTGGTCGTTCTGCTTCGCCGGCATGCCGCTGTTCATCAACATGAGCTTCCCAGCCCATCGCCTGATGAAAAGCCGCAACCTGGGCAAGCACATCGCCTTCGTCATCAACCCGCGGGAGAGCTTCGACGAGGTGGCCAGCGCCAACACCGAAAGCGGCCAGCGCATCCGCGCACGCATTCGCGAACGAGTCCGCCACTACAACGACGGGGTGATGCCCGAGACCCTGGGCTTCTTCGGCCAGGACGACAACTTCGAATGGAAGCAGTACCAACTGCAGGAGCCCGGTACGCCGGGCCCGGCGCGCTGCCCGTTCCATGCCCACGCAACCGCTGCAACCCTCACCGAGAACTGA